The Rhodospirillaceae bacterium genome has a window encoding:
- a CDS encoding FkbM family methyltransferase: MMTPNDSAVGGYKVPVAELSVNKTKISYAAPNQAVYWRVSTFNTKEPETVKWIAGFQPGEVFVDIGANMGLYSLFAAAYSKVQVFAFEPESQNYALLNQNIRLNNMADSVVAWCCALTNKHSIDRLYMSHVDAATSGHEFGDEVNHELKPVQSAFAQGCLGYALDDFVAAQSIPVPNHVKIDVDGFEHLVVEGALQTFANTNLCSVLIEISPHLSQHAQLIDIMCDLGFVFDPNQVERARRKEGGNKDYAEYIFRR, encoded by the coding sequence ATGATGACGCCTAACGATAGCGCAGTGGGTGGATATAAGGTACCTGTTGCTGAACTCTCAGTGAATAAAACCAAAATATCTTATGCCGCACCCAATCAAGCAGTGTATTGGCGTGTCAGTACTTTTAACACCAAAGAGCCAGAAACCGTGAAATGGATCGCAGGGTTCCAGCCCGGAGAGGTTTTTGTCGATATTGGCGCAAATATGGGACTGTATAGTCTGTTTGCAGCCGCATACTCCAAAGTTCAGGTGTTTGCTTTTGAGCCCGAATCGCAAAACTATGCGCTCCTTAATCAAAATATTCGCCTTAATAATATGGCGGACTCAGTGGTAGCGTGGTGTTGTGCACTCACAAATAAACATTCAATTGATCGGCTGTATATGAGTCATGTTGATGCGGCCACGTCAGGACATGAATTTGGCGACGAAGTTAATCATGAACTGAAACCTGTGCAGTCTGCTTTTGCGCAGGGTTGTTTGGGATATGCTCTCGATGATTTTGTTGCCGCGCAATCTATTCCAGTACCGAACCATGTAAAGATAGATGTCGATGGTTTTGAGCACCTGGTCGTCGAGGGCGCTTTACAAACCTTCGCGAATACAAACCTGTGCTCGGTGCTGATCGAGATCAGCCCTCATTTGTCTCAGCACGCTCAATTAATAGATATTATGTGTGATCTTGGATTTGTATTCGACCCAAATCAGGTCGAGCGCGCAAGACGCAAAGAAGGCGGCAACAAAGACTATGCAGAATATATTTTCAGGCGCTGA
- a CDS encoding 2OG-Fe(II) oxygenase, which yields MQNIFSGAETYVSRKITQAVVSRDPFEHCIIDDVLPTAVFDAIHQNWPKDTDMMRLPGTGRTEAYKERLVMLLEDRFFADQPPEMEEFWVNVAFAVMSTAVITACYHKFRATLEARVSHLKGVGRLDPELLIVSDRSDYKIGPHTDSRARLLSLLYYLSPDSKYRTYGTGLYKPKNPDMPVNDILHHPVSEFDLVSRVEYRPNRLVLFPRTDHSYHGVEPVSVENCDRRLLIVNIRAPEGAL from the coding sequence ATGCAGAATATATTTTCAGGCGCTGAAACCTATGTTTCAAGAAAAATAACTCAAGCCGTTGTTTCACGTGACCCTTTTGAGCACTGCATCATTGATGATGTTCTGCCAACTGCAGTTTTTGATGCAATTCATCAGAATTGGCCAAAAGATACAGATATGATGCGTCTGCCTGGTACCGGTCGCACAGAAGCATATAAAGAACGCCTGGTCATGCTGTTGGAAGACCGCTTTTTTGCAGACCAGCCGCCAGAAATGGAAGAATTCTGGGTCAATGTTGCTTTCGCAGTGATGAGTACAGCCGTGATCACAGCATGCTACCATAAATTTAGGGCTACGCTGGAGGCCCGCGTTTCACATCTAAAAGGGGTGGGACGATTAGACCCTGAATTGTTGATTGTCAGTGACCGCAGTGATTACAAGATAGGCCCGCATACGGACTCGCGTGCTCGCTTATTGAGCCTTTTATATTACCTGTCGCCGGATTCAAAGTATCGCACTTACGGCACCGGTCTGTATAAGCCTAAAAACCCAGACATGCCGGTGAATGATATCTTGCATCATCCCGTCTCAGAGTTTGATTTGGTTAGCCGCGTTGAATACCGCCCCAACCGCCTCGTTCTTTTTCCGCGAACGGACCATTCGTATCATGGCGTTGAACCTGTCTCGGTTGAAAATTGTGATCGCCGATTACTTATCGTCAATATTCGGGCGCCGGAGGGTGCTCTTTAA
- a CDS encoding c-type cytochrome, protein MAKQLAVLCTTFFTLMLCAGQTLARPDIDAGKREFRMSCQSCHSLKRGEVIQGPSLAGVFGRRAGSLADFNYSETMQNSKIIWTADSLDTYLASPLTMMGSGIDMVAHGVRDKDARADLIEFLKHSL, encoded by the coding sequence ATGGCAAAACAGCTCGCAGTTCTATGCACCACATTTTTCACCCTTATGCTCTGTGCCGGTCAAACGCTGGCCCGACCAGACATTGATGCCGGCAAACGGGAATTCAGAATGAGTTGCCAAAGCTGTCATAGCTTAAAACGCGGTGAAGTTATTCAAGGCCCTTCATTAGCGGGGGTTTTTGGCCGCCGGGCTGGCAGTTTGGCGGACTTCAATTATTCAGAGACCATGCAAAATTCTAAAATTATCTGGACGGCAGACTCTCTGGACACATACCTCGCCAGCCCGCTGACCATGATGGGATCGGGTATTGATATGGTGGCACATGGTGTGCGGGACAAAGACGCGCGTGCTGACTTGATCGAGTTTCTGAAACATTCGCTGTAG
- a CDS encoding encapsulin-associated ferritin-like protein: MSNEGYHEPVNELSDETKDMHRAIISLMEELEAVDWYNQRMDACKDDDLKAILAHNRDEEKEHAAMVLEWIRRKDKTFDKELKEYLFTDKPLAHK; encoded by the coding sequence ATGTCGAACGAAGGGTACCATGAACCGGTCAATGAATTGTCTGACGAAACAAAGGATATGCACCGCGCAATAATATCTTTGATGGAAGAGTTAGAGGCGGTGGATTGGTATAATCAACGCATGGACGCGTGCAAGGACGATGATCTTAAGGCCATTCTTGCTCATAATCGGGATGAAGAAAAAGAACACGCCGCCATGGTGCTGGAGTGGATTCGACGAAAAGATAAGACCTTCGATAAGGAACTCAAAGAGTACCTTTTTACGGACAAACCACTCGCTCACAAGTGA
- the trxA gene encoding thioredoxin: MLVGDTSGGTTSPSAAPNSGDLVKESSTETFQADVLEASKSVPVIVDFWAPWCGPCKQLGPALEKLVVSYGGQVKMVKINVDENQPLAAQFRVQSIPAVFAFKNGQPVDGFMGALPDSQLKAFIDKLTGGQGSPIDAALEQAEALFAEEQFEQALAIYQQILGQDQENVIALAGALRCYMGLGQDDIAKEVLQQFPEDLKTKPEIAAVVTALELKEATASGNDAAEEIAALEKKIKAKPKDMQARFDLAMVRYGAKDHAGAVAGLLEIIKLNRKWEDDGARKQLLKFFEALGPTDPVTVDGRRQLSSLLFN; encoded by the coding sequence ATGCTAGTAGGAGACACATCTGGCGGGACCACGAGCCCCTCAGCAGCCCCAAATTCGGGCGATCTCGTCAAGGAAAGCAGCACAGAAACCTTTCAGGCTGATGTGCTTGAGGCGTCCAAGTCGGTTCCAGTCATTGTTGATTTCTGGGCCCCCTGGTGTGGTCCCTGCAAACAGCTTGGCCCGGCGCTTGAAAAACTGGTCGTCAGTTATGGCGGCCAGGTCAAAATGGTTAAAATCAACGTCGATGAAAACCAGCCTCTGGCGGCGCAGTTCCGGGTGCAGTCTATTCCGGCTGTGTTTGCTTTTAAAAATGGTCAGCCTGTGGATGGTTTTATGGGCGCGCTGCCAGACAGCCAGCTCAAAGCGTTTATAGATAAACTGACCGGCGGCCAAGGCTCGCCTATTGATGCGGCGTTGGAGCAGGCGGAAGCCCTGTTTGCGGAAGAGCAGTTCGAGCAGGCGCTGGCCATTTACCAACAGATTCTGGGCCAGGACCAAGAGAACGTGATCGCCCTGGCGGGGGCGCTGCGCTGTTATATGGGTCTTGGTCAGGACGATATTGCCAAAGAGGTGCTGCAACAGTTTCCTGAGGACCTAAAGACGAAACCAGAAATTGCGGCTGTTGTGACGGCGCTTGAACTGAAAGAAGCCACGGCCTCTGGTAACGATGCCGCTGAAGAGATCGCAGCCCTGGAGAAAAAAATAAAAGCCAAGCCAAAAGACATGCAGGCGCGTTTTGATCTCGCCATGGTGCGCTATGGTGCCAAAGATCACGCCGGCGCTGTTGCCGGCCTGCTTGAAATCATTAAGCTTAATCGTAAGTGGGAAGATGATGGTGCCAGAAAACAACTCCTGAAGTTTTTTGAAGCCCTTGGTCCCACCGACCCCGTGACCGTGGATGGCCGCCGTCAACTGTCTTCTTTGCTCTTTAACTAA
- a CDS encoding LON peptidase substrate-binding domain-containing protein: MFSPVSTKPSDLPKELPVFPLSGALLLPAGRLPLNLFEPRYLNMSLDALATGRIIGMIQPNYDAMGGVHPSDEDDDDIGADVDLESGAPLDLHDDQAPPLYKTGCAGRIVYFEETDDGRLLIALKGLSRFHVVEELDSVKGYRRVRADYGAFPDDMKPPQEFDLDRESLLDTLQPYIDAQGMRLKVEIIKGLSDHTLVSSLCMICPFDPREKQALLESKTPQDRADMLHALLQMGVFATGTSDGPRQN, from the coding sequence GTGTTCAGCCCCGTTTCGACAAAACCTTCTGATCTGCCGAAAGAGCTTCCGGTTTTTCCGTTGTCTGGTGCGCTGCTGCTGCCCGCTGGTCGCCTGCCACTGAATTTGTTTGAGCCGCGCTACCTCAATATGTCTCTCGATGCCCTGGCGACGGGCCGCATCATTGGCATGATTCAACCGAACTACGATGCCATGGGCGGCGTGCACCCCTCTGACGAAGACGATGACGACATCGGAGCGGATGTAGATCTTGAGTCAGGGGCACCCCTTGATCTGCACGACGATCAAGCACCTCCCTTATATAAAACCGGCTGCGCGGGACGCATTGTTTACTTCGAAGAAACAGATGATGGCCGGCTGCTTATCGCGCTCAAGGGGCTGAGCCGCTTTCATGTGGTTGAGGAACTCGACAGCGTGAAAGGCTATCGCAGAGTTCGCGCCGACTACGGGGCGTTTCCCGATGACATGAAACCCCCGCAAGAGTTTGATCTTGATCGCGAGTCGCTGCTGGACACCCTGCAACCCTATATTGATGCCCAGGGGATGCGGCTGAAAGTGGAAATTATTAAAGGGTTATCGGATCACACTTTGGTCTCGTCCCTGTGCATGATTTGTCCTTTCGACCCGCGCGAGAAGCAGGCGTTGCTGGAAAGCAAAACACCGCAAGACCGGGCGGATATGCTCCACGCCTTGCTGCAAATGGGTGTGTTTGCCACTGGCACCTCCGACGGCCCGCGGCAGAATTAG
- a CDS encoding Trm112 family protein has translation MATADVDSKLLDILVCPVTKGPLEYDREAQELISKKAGLAFPVRDGIPIMLPDEARRIDED, from the coding sequence ATGGCGACCGCAGACGTAGACTCTAAATTGTTGGATATCCTGGTGTGCCCAGTAACAAAAGGCCCGCTCGAGTATGATCGTGAGGCCCAGGAATTGATCAGCAAGAAAGCCGGCCTTGCGTTTCCCGTGCGTGACGGTATTCCGATTATGCTGCCCGATGAGGCGCGGCGCATCGATGAGGACTGA
- a CDS encoding DUF971 domain-containing protein, with amino-acid sequence MTDDATDLPWPEDLAYDPASKILTVTFENGETFALPAEYLRVESPSAEVQAHGGEKVIVGGRRHVGIMKIEPVGNYAVRLVFDDLHDTGIYSWRTLYELGQLHKARWATYLEALSAKGLKRDP; translated from the coding sequence ATGACCGATGATGCAACGGATCTGCCCTGGCCGGAGGATCTGGCTTACGATCCAGCCTCAAAAATTCTAACGGTCACGTTTGAAAACGGTGAAACTTTCGCCCTCCCGGCGGAGTATTTGCGTGTTGAAAGTCCGTCGGCTGAAGTCCAGGCCCATGGGGGCGAGAAGGTGATTGTCGGGGGGCGGCGGCATGTCGGGATTATGAAAATAGAGCCCGTGGGCAACTACGCCGTGCGGCTGGTTTTTGATGATCTTCACGACACCGGCATTTACTCCTGGCGCACACTTTATGAATTAGGTCAGCTGCATAAAGCGCGGTGGGCAACCTATCTTGAGGCGTTGTCCGCCAAGGGTTTAAAACGCGACCCTTAG
- a CDS encoding UbiH/UbiF/VisC/COQ6 family ubiquinone biosynthesis hydroxylase: protein MSEIHGMAERIETDVIVIGAGLIGSTLACGLSANGISTVMVDRSDPAATLSPTLDGRASAIAHASRIALEGIGLWPLIADQTGEIREIRVSDGSSLMFLHYDHEEIGDQPLGHMAENRTLRTGLLALMAAQDNLSVLAPVNVDHIKRDETHTEVHLDDGRLVSGQLIVAADGRASKTRQSAGINVTGWRYDQQAIVATIKHERSHNGIAHERFLPSGPFAILPLKGGHQSSLVWTEKASTYRSFMALDDAAFLQEIDQRVGGFLGTLSLVGPRFDHPLGLQIAERYTDQRLALVGDAAHGIHPIAGQGLNLGLRDVAALLDILVDAKRYGLDLAHTAGLARYQRWRRADNILMAGTTDLLNRLFSNDIPPLRTLRDIGLATVNVLPPLRQTLMRHAMGQVGDLPNLMRGHAPG from the coding sequence ATGAGCGAAATCCACGGTATGGCTGAACGCATAGAAACCGACGTTATTGTGATAGGGGCGGGCCTGATCGGGTCCACCCTGGCCTGTGGATTGTCGGCCAACGGCATCTCAACCGTTATGGTTGACCGCTCTGACCCCGCCGCAACCCTATCCCCAACCCTCGATGGCCGCGCCTCGGCCATTGCCCACGCCAGCCGCATTGCCCTGGAGGGCATCGGGTTATGGCCCTTGATTGCCGATCAAACCGGCGAGATCCGGGAAATCAGGGTGTCTGACGGTTCGTCTTTGATGTTTTTGCATTACGACCATGAAGAGATTGGCGATCAGCCCCTGGGCCATATGGCCGAAAACCGGACGCTAAGAACAGGGCTGCTGGCGCTGATGGCAGCGCAGGACAATCTGTCCGTGCTCGCACCCGTGAACGTGGATCACATCAAACGTGACGAAACCCACACTGAGGTCCACCTGGATGATGGCCGTTTGGTCTCTGGCCAACTGATTGTCGCCGCTGACGGACGCGCCTCAAAAACACGGCAGAGTGCTGGCATTAATGTGACCGGATGGCGGTATGATCAACAGGCCATTGTGGCCACGATTAAACACGAACGGTCTCACAACGGCATCGCCCATGAACGGTTTCTGCCGTCTGGGCCATTCGCCATTCTACCCCTGAAAGGCGGCCATCAGTCGTCGTTGGTGTGGACGGAGAAAGCCTCGACCTACAGATCTTTCATGGCGTTAGATGACGCTGCGTTTCTGCAAGAAATTGATCAGCGCGTTGGCGGATTCCTTGGCACGTTGTCTTTGGTGGGGCCGCGCTTTGATCACCCGTTGGGGCTGCAGATTGCAGAACGCTACACGGATCAACGGCTTGCGCTTGTTGGTGACGCGGCCCACGGTATTCATCCCATCGCCGGACAGGGCTTGAACCTGGGTCTTCGCGATGTGGCAGCCTTGTTAGACATTCTGGTGGATGCCAAACGCTACGGCCTTGATTTGGCCCATACGGCAGGGTTGGCACGCTATCAACGCTGGCGGCGGGCCGATAATATATTGATGGCTGGCACGACAGACCTTTTAAACCGGCTGTTCTCGAACGACATTCCACCTCTGAGAACACTGCGTGATATTGGGCTAGCAACGGTCAACGTGCTGCCGCCGCTGCGCCAGACTCTGATGCGCCATGCCATGGGCCAGGTGGGGGATTTGCCTAACCTGATGCGGGGTCACGCGCCGGGCTAA
- a CDS encoding sulfotransferase domain-containing protein, with protein sequence MTSETTKLRSQDWCLIASLKKSGSLYTHALLQAAVKSLGHPDSRPYNATPVSQWYPILRHTPNLYSLSEHTQTVFADSENRTHFSSSDVAFYEAICSENLSKHVSGILGCLNDTERITLSCERIHRLLSLYPAGKPTITVDPNFLMDNGIFATNFLFETLRSRLSGINIRPFVVVRNPRDVMNSYIQMLFEHEKETPESISKSKNYLFKKAYFSGALHLIRGHGDVVVFDFKFLKDDPLGFLSTIGQHLGIKLFNPDTIQLPVIPNKSKAKAEDIMPAEDLARLHAELVGEVETYKQLFKHGSTVVLSSIDVPEYVRQLPK encoded by the coding sequence GTGACTAGCGAAACAACAAAATTGCGTTCTCAGGATTGGTGTCTAATTGCATCTCTGAAGAAATCCGGCTCTCTGTATACACATGCTTTACTTCAGGCCGCAGTTAAGTCTTTAGGTCATCCAGATTCACGCCCATACAATGCGACACCTGTTTCGCAGTGGTATCCCATTCTTCGACATACTCCAAATCTATATTCTCTGTCTGAGCATACTCAAACAGTTTTCGCAGACTCGGAAAATAGAACGCACTTTAGTTCTTCAGATGTTGCGTTTTACGAAGCGATTTGTTCCGAAAATCTTAGCAAACATGTTTCGGGAATATTGGGATGCCTGAATGACACTGAACGTATTACACTGTCTTGTGAACGGATTCACAGGTTGCTGTCTCTCTATCCGGCTGGGAAGCCGACCATAACGGTTGATCCAAATTTCCTGATGGACAACGGTATCTTCGCAACTAACTTTTTGTTTGAAACCTTAAGGTCCAGATTGTCAGGTATAAACATAAGACCTTTCGTCGTTGTGCGGAATCCGCGCGATGTTATGAATTCATATATTCAAATGCTCTTCGAGCATGAAAAGGAAACACCTGAGAGTATCAGTAAATCAAAAAATTACTTATTCAAAAAGGCTTATTTCTCAGGAGCGCTACATTTGATACGTGGTCACGGTGATGTTGTCGTATTTGATTTCAAATTTCTTAAGGACGATCCTTTGGGTTTTTTATCAACTATCGGTCAACACTTAGGCATTAAATTGTTTAACCCTGATACTATCCAGTTGCCAGTAATTCCAAATAAATCAAAGGCCAAAGCCGAAGATATAATGCCAGCGGAAGATTTGGCCCGCCTCCATGCAGAATTAGTTGGCGAAGTAGAGACTTACAAACAACTTTTTAAACATGGCAGCACTGTTGTTCTCTCGTCTATAGATGTTCCTGAGTACGTCCGTCAGTTGCCAAAATAA
- a CDS encoding ABC transporter substrate-binding protein, whose amino-acid sequence MTAKVKPRALTGVSLTACLLIGMSMSMSSQAETTLRVARNAAPPSLGNPLTSVGQPGSGVWSALFDSLTVIGPGGVLKPGLAESWTLVNDTRWEFKIRPNVTFHNGAPLTAQSVAAILTYLKSDDGRRFYVATEVDTIANLDVMDDLTLAVITTAPDAILPKRMALISVPEPKTWNTLGPDGFAQAPVGTGAFKLRDWGQASGRMIFDAYTESWRAPKNIDVLELWTVADATTRIQALLTGQVDVLESLSVDDVALVESAGFKVWSFGGAQVSSIAFRTVGNPDSPLQDIRVRQALNYAVNRALIADVLFGGLAAPASQGASAGTFGYDPDLDPIPYDPARAKALLNEAGYGDGFPLTIEVLTGFSSVDTLLYQQVAQDLRAVGVDTTVRTPPFASWLRKFQSNAWGDTDAFSLMWDSGAYADAIRPMRNFSCAKAVPFFCDESVMPAIEQTDRIMDPAAREQHLQTVLGMMREIAPALLLTTASQRMATRPNITALTLNPPNIAYHDIEFAPAR is encoded by the coding sequence TTGACCGCCAAAGTTAAACCTCGCGCCTTAACAGGTGTGAGTCTGACCGCCTGCCTGTTGATTGGCATGTCCATGAGCATGTCCTCACAGGCCGAAACAACGTTGCGCGTTGCCCGCAATGCGGCCCCGCCAAGTTTGGGCAATCCTCTGACCAGTGTTGGTCAACCGGGATCGGGGGTGTGGAGTGCGCTGTTTGACAGTTTGACTGTTATCGGTCCGGGCGGCGTTCTGAAGCCGGGCCTGGCGGAGTCCTGGACCCTGGTGAACGACACGCGGTGGGAATTTAAGATTCGTCCAAACGTCACCTTTCATAACGGCGCACCGTTAACCGCGCAGTCGGTTGCAGCCATTTTGACGTATTTGAAAAGTGACGACGGACGGCGGTTTTATGTCGCGACCGAAGTGGACACCATCGCCAACCTTGACGTGATGGACGATCTGACCCTGGCCGTGATCACCACCGCACCGGATGCCATTTTGCCCAAGCGCATGGCGCTGATCTCTGTGCCTGAACCCAAGACATGGAACACGCTGGGACCAGACGGCTTTGCCCAGGCCCCCGTCGGCACCGGCGCGTTCAAACTGCGCGACTGGGGCCAAGCCTCCGGTCGCATGATCTTTGATGCGTATACAGAGTCCTGGCGCGCGCCGAAAAACATCGACGTGCTGGAGCTCTGGACGGTCGCCGATGCGACAACGCGGATTCAGGCGTTGCTGACCGGACAAGTTGATGTGCTGGAATCTCTCAGCGTTGATGATGTCGCGCTGGTTGAGAGCGCCGGTTTTAAAGTGTGGAGCTTTGGCGGTGCCCAGGTGTCATCCATCGCCTTTCGCACGGTTGGCAACCCGGACTCACCGTTGCAGGATATAAGAGTGCGGCAAGCCCTGAACTACGCGGTCAACCGGGCCTTGATTGCCGATGTGTTATTTGGCGGCCTTGCGGCCCCGGCCAGTCAGGGCGCAAGCGCTGGCACCTTTGGCTATGACCCGGACCTTGACCCGATACCCTATGATCCGGCACGGGCGAAGGCGTTGCTGAACGAGGCCGGATATGGCGACGGGTTTCCCCTGACCATTGAAGTGCTGACGGGGTTTAGCTCGGTTGATACTTTGCTCTATCAGCAAGTGGCGCAGGATTTGCGCGCCGTGGGCGTCGACACAACCGTGCGCACGCCACCTTTTGCTTCATGGCTCAGAAAGTTTCAGAGCAACGCATGGGGCGATACCGATGCGTTTTCTTTGATGTGGGATTCCGGCGCGTATGCCGACGCCATTCGGCCTATGCGTAATTTTTCCTGCGCCAAAGCGGTGCCGTTTTTTTGTGATGAGTCCGTCATGCCCGCCATCGAACAGACCGATCGCATTATGGATCCGGCCGCCCGTGAGCAGCACTTGCAGACCGTGTTGGGCATGATGCGTGAGATCGCCCCCGCCCTGCTGCTGACCACAGCCAGTCAACGGATGGCAACGCGCCCTAACATAACGGCGCTGACCCTTAATCCGCCGAACATCGCTTATCACGACATAGAGTTTGCGCCAGCGCGGTGA
- a CDS encoding IclR family transcriptional regulator C-terminal domain-containing protein: protein MTETVRSVARSLHLLATLNRNNGASLNWLAKTTGLSRGTTYRMLETFIAEGYAVKDLANRGYWLTDHVRGLSDGYAATGWITTVAKPLLDALGHNVVWPLSLCIPSGTDMVVKMTTDLDTPLTMELISAGLRMPMVTSAAGRTYLAFCPAAERELLLDLIQLASQTASTLSADDVKTLLDTLAEIRRSGYATVEGTHRVSNLSVPVFAGGNIIACIVLRFYTSAKTLSEAVAAYAGPLKNTAKDIGIRYSSEHLPTEPLGAQPS from the coding sequence ATGACCGAAACTGTCCGCTCTGTTGCACGCAGCTTGCATTTGCTGGCGACGCTCAATCGCAACAATGGGGCCAGCTTGAACTGGCTGGCCAAAACCACAGGGCTGTCGCGCGGCACGACCTATCGCATGCTGGAGACCTTTATCGCCGAAGGCTACGCGGTCAAAGATCTGGCCAATCGCGGGTACTGGCTGACCGATCATGTACGGGGCCTCAGCGATGGCTATGCGGCCACAGGCTGGATTACCACGGTGGCGAAACCCCTTCTGGATGCGCTGGGTCATAACGTAGTGTGGCCGCTGTCACTCTGCATCCCCTCTGGGACCGACATGGTGGTGAAAATGACAACGGATCTGGATACGCCGTTGACCATGGAATTGATCTCGGCGGGATTGCGGATGCCGATGGTCACAAGCGCGGCGGGGCGAACCTATCTGGCTTTCTGTCCTGCTGCGGAACGAGAGTTGTTGCTTGATCTGATCCAGCTTGCCTCACAAACCGCATCCACACTGAGCGCAGATGACGTAAAGACACTTTTGGACACATTGGCTGAGATTCGCCGCTCCGGGTACGCAACCGTGGAAGGCACTCATCGGGTCAGCAATTTATCAGTGCCGGTTTTTGCCGGCGGCAACATTATCGCCTGCATCGTCTTGCGCTTTTACACCTCAGCCAAAACACTTTCTGAAGCGGTTGCGGCCTATGCCGGCCCCTTGAAAAACACCGCGAAAGACATTGGGATACGATATTCCTCGGAACACCTCCCTACAGAACCTCTAGGAGCGCAACCATCTTGA
- a CDS encoding Bax inhibitor-1/YccA family protein, producing the protein MATELDRRTLTGAAGVESAAIHEGLRAYMLRVYNYMASGLLLSGIVAFAVANSGLINLFFQVEDGRLAGYTGLGLISMFLPLGLILFMSFAGQNRSAGTMQLLYWLFVGTMGVGLSTILLTYTGVSVARTFVITATAFAGLSLYGYTTKKDLSGMGTFLLMGLIGLIVAMIVNMIWPSGVMGFVIPVVGVLIFAGLTVYDTQRIKSTYFQVEGSDKEEHAAVMGAVALYLNFINLFQFLLMFLGNRE; encoded by the coding sequence ATGGCTACCGAACTTGATCGCAGAACTTTAACTGGAGCCGCTGGCGTAGAATCCGCCGCCATCCATGAAGGCCTGCGGGCGTATATGTTGAGAGTATACAACTACATGGCCTCCGGCCTGTTGTTGTCCGGTATTGTGGCCTTTGCCGTTGCCAATTCTGGTCTGATCAACCTGTTTTTTCAGGTCGAAGATGGCCGGCTTGCTGGCTACACCGGTCTCGGCTTGATCTCGATGTTCCTGCCACTTGGCCTGATCCTGTTCATGAGCTTTGCCGGACAGAACCGTAGCGCCGGGACGATGCAGCTTCTGTATTGGCTGTTTGTCGGCACCATGGGCGTGGGCCTCTCAACCATCCTGCTGACCTACACCGGTGTGAGCGTCGCCCGTACCTTCGTGATTACAGCGACGGCTTTCGCAGGGCTCAGCCTGTATGGCTACACCACTAAAAAAGACCTGTCGGGCATGGGCACCTTCCTGCTGATGGGCCTGATTGGTTTGATTGTGGCGATGATCGTCAACATGATCTGGCCAAGTGGCGTGATGGGCTTTGTCATCCCCGTGGTCGGTGTGCTGATCTTCGCTGGCCTAACCGTGTATGACACCCAGCGCATTAAAAGCACCTACTTCCAGGTTGAAGGCTCAGACAAGGAAGAGCATGCCGCCGTAATGGGTGCGGTTGCTCTGTACCTGAACTTCATCAACCTGTTCCAGTTCCTGCTGATGTTCCTTGGTAATCGCGAATAA